A stretch of Sphingorhabdus sp. YGSMI21 DNA encodes these proteins:
- a CDS encoding phosphotransferase has product MNFASSSIDSALPVAQISHSVVHPDFIAREVAARYPVSGKVEAWLLYRGMNDVYLVQDAKTKYALRVWRKTYRDVDDVAYELDFLAFLKDREFPASVAVPQHDGSLYFKASSPEGDRALALYDWAPGKKFGEMLSEDTAAQIGAQFAKMHLLGIEHAGTGHNFTTDTARDYNICLPALLDFVYDRPDDLRDYPIIASALDNRLQELADAGVPMGICHRDFHPSNVHVDDEGTITFLDFDAAGEDFLMQDVKNYVWGNLFYDFSPAYGEAFEAGYQSVRPFTPLEIENGELFMMAKAFRLVAGMAHSSVSVGRGTLRFRNLDWLGDYIKTRARDAGLL; this is encoded by the coding sequence ATGAACTTCGCCTCTTCTTCGATTGATTCCGCACTGCCGGTTGCGCAGATTTCGCACTCCGTCGTCCACCCCGACTTCATTGCCCGTGAGGTGGCCGCGCGTTATCCCGTCTCGGGCAAGGTCGAGGCGTGGCTTCTGTATCGCGGAATGAACGATGTTTATCTGGTGCAGGACGCCAAAACGAAATATGCGCTGCGGGTGTGGCGCAAAACCTATCGCGATGTCGATGACGTCGCCTATGAACTCGATTTTCTCGCCTTTCTGAAAGATCGTGAGTTTCCTGCTTCGGTCGCGGTACCGCAACATGACGGCAGTCTCTATTTCAAGGCCTCCTCACCGGAAGGTGACCGGGCCCTCGCCCTGTACGACTGGGCACCGGGCAAGAAATTCGGCGAAATGCTGAGCGAGGATACGGCCGCACAGATTGGCGCGCAATTTGCCAAAATGCATCTGCTGGGTATCGAGCATGCCGGGACCGGCCATAACTTCACGACGGACACGGCCCGCGACTATAATATCTGCCTGCCCGCCCTACTCGATTTCGTCTATGATCGACCCGACGATCTCCGGGACTATCCGATCATTGCATCGGCCCTCGACAACAGACTGCAGGAACTGGCCGATGCCGGAGTGCCGATGGGTATCTGCCATCGCGATTTCCACCCAAGCAATGTCCATGTCGACGATGAAGGCACGATCACATTCCTCGATTTTGATGCCGCTGGCGAAGATTTTCTGATGCAGGATGTCAAAAATTATGTCTGGGGCAATCTCTTCTATGATTTCTCACCTGCCTATGGCGAAGCGTTCGAAGCCGGTTATCAGTCGGTCCGCCCCTTCACCCCGCTGGAAATCGAAAATGGCGAATTGTTCATGATGGCCAAAGCATTTCGTCTCGTCGCCGGCATGGCTCATAGTTCGGTATCGGTCGGACGCGGCACATTGCGCTTCCGCAATCTTGACTGGCTCGGAGACTATATCAAGACTCGCGCCAGAGACGCGGGGCTGCTATGA
- a CDS encoding MFS transporter, giving the protein MSANATSVVWPRPASAWWMVSLLFLAGIFSVIDRAILNIVVDPVRLDLGISDVQIGLLQGLAFGVFYAFMGLPMGLLADRTSRKRLLVAGIAIWSIATIASGYATNFGELFAARLMVGLGEAALGPCAISLIADMFPPEKRGRPISIYMMGQGLANGIAISVTGLIIAVAVAGGFAAMPLIGDLAPWRTTFVICGAVGLLVALGLATTREPARQALTAVTPAKAALPGVAEAQFFWRNRGVFLPLYFAFAIVFLVAYGAGSWAPAMLMRGFGASPAFLGAWLGPFSIGFAAIGPLLGGYLLDRSMKSGKVMTRFRILSLTPLLAVPSALAVMVDNVYVATLLVASSAAVFSVVGTVMFATLQAIVPPQMRGSSISLTLILNTLIGAACGPLLIATVTEHVLGDAAQVGWSIAIVAIPSLLIGSALYAIAWQGMIRARLAKTETALLLDPALAEQA; this is encoded by the coding sequence ATGAGCGCCAACGCAACATCGGTGGTGTGGCCAAGGCCCGCCTCTGCGTGGTGGATGGTCAGCCTGTTGTTTCTCGCAGGCATATTTTCGGTCATCGATCGTGCAATCCTGAACATCGTTGTCGATCCGGTCCGCCTCGACCTGGGCATAAGCGACGTACAGATCGGCTTGTTACAAGGCCTGGCCTTTGGTGTGTTCTACGCCTTCATGGGCCTTCCCATGGGACTGCTCGCCGACCGGACATCGCGCAAGCGTCTGCTGGTCGCAGGCATTGCAATCTGGAGCATCGCCACCATAGCCAGCGGCTATGCCACCAATTTCGGTGAACTATTTGCTGCGCGGCTGATGGTCGGACTGGGCGAAGCGGCTCTGGGGCCTTGCGCCATCTCGCTGATCGCCGACATGTTTCCTCCGGAAAAGCGCGGCCGTCCCATCAGCATTTACATGATGGGACAGGGACTGGCGAACGGGATCGCGATTTCGGTGACCGGCCTGATCATTGCCGTAGCCGTCGCCGGTGGCTTTGCCGCTATGCCGCTGATTGGCGATCTGGCCCCCTGGCGTACGACTTTCGTGATATGCGGCGCTGTGGGATTGCTGGTGGCTCTGGGACTCGCGACGACCCGCGAACCGGCCCGGCAGGCACTAACAGCCGTCACACCGGCGAAAGCGGCGCTGCCCGGTGTAGCGGAAGCGCAATTTTTCTGGCGCAATCGTGGTGTATTCCTGCCGCTATATTTCGCTTTTGCCATCGTTTTTCTGGTTGCTTATGGAGCCGGTTCCTGGGCACCGGCAATGCTGATGCGCGGTTTCGGCGCATCGCCCGCATTTCTGGGTGCCTGGCTGGGCCCGTTTTCCATCGGCTTTGCTGCTATCGGTCCGTTGCTCGGCGGGTATCTGCTCGACCGGTCTATGAAATCCGGCAAGGTCATGACCCGTTTCCGGATCTTGTCTTTGACACCGTTACTGGCGGTTCCTTCTGCCCTCGCCGTCATGGTGGACAATGTCTATGTCGCCACTCTGTTGGTGGCTTCCAGCGCGGCCGTTTTCTCGGTGGTCGGCACGGTGATGTTTGCAACCCTGCAAGCCATCGTACCGCCTCAGATGCGCGGCAGCTCCATTTCCCTGACACTGATCCTTAACACGTTGATTGGCGCGGCCTGCGGCCCCTTGTTGATCGCTACAGTTACGGAACATGTGCTGGGGGATGCCGCACAGGTCGGCTGGTCAATCGCGATTGTGGCGATCCCAAGCCTGCTTATCGGTTCCGCCCTATACGCCATCGCATGGCAGGGAATGATCCGGGCCCGGTTGGCAAAAACAGAGACGGCTCTGCTGCTCGATCCGGCGCTGGCGGAGCAGGCCTGA